In a single window of the Rattus norvegicus strain BN/NHsdMcwi chromosome 6, GRCr8, whole genome shotgun sequence genome:
- the Hadhb gene encoding trifunctional enzyme subunit beta, mitochondrial isoform X1 — translation MTTILTSTFRNLSTTSKWALRFSVRPLSCSSQVQSAPAVQTKSKKTLAKPNLKNIVVVEGVRIPFLLSGTSYKDLMPHDLARAALSGLLYRTNIPKDVVDYIIFGTVIQEVKTSNVAREAALGAGFSDKTPAHTVTMACISSNQAMTTAVGLIASGQCDVVVAGGVELMSDVPIRHSRNMRKMMLDLNKAKTLAQRLSLLTKFRLNFLSPELPAVAEFSTNETMGHSADRLAAAFAVSRMEQDKYALRSHSLAKKAQDEGHLSDIVPFKVPGKDTVSKDNGIRPSSLEQMAKLKPAFIKPYGTVTAANSSFLTDGASAMLIMSEDRALAMGYKPKAYLRDFIYVSQDPKDQLLLGPTYATPKVLEKAGLTMNDIDAFEFHEAFSGQILANFKAMDSDWFAQNYMGRKTKVGAPPLEKFNIWGGSLSLGHPFGATGCRLVMAAANRLRKDGGQYALVAACAAGGQVRHCSVIRTLTSLECFI, via the exons ATGACTACCATCTTGACTTCCACTTTTAGAAACCTTTCTACTACATCAAAATGGGCCCTCAGATTTT CTGTAAGACCTCTGAGCTGTTCTTCACAAGTACAGTCTGCCCCAG CTGTCCAGACCAAGTCAAAGAAGACTTTAGCAAAACCTAATCTAAAGAACATTGTGGTGGTGGAAGGTGTCCGAATTCCATTTCTGCTGTCAGGCACTTC gTATAAAGACCTAATGCCACATGATTTGGCTAGAGCCGCACTTTC GGGTTTGTTGTATCGGACCAATATTCCAAAGGATGTTGTTGATTATATCATTTTTGGTACAGTTATTCAGGAAGTAAAAACAAGCAATGTGGCTAGAGAG GCTGCCCTGGGAGCTGGCTTCTCTGATAAGACTCCAGCTCACACTGTCACCATGGCTTGTATCTCTTCAAACCAAGCCATGACCACAG CTGTTGGTCTGATAGCTTCTGGCCAGTGTGATGTCGTCGTGGCTGGTGGTGTTGAGTTAATGTCTGACGTCCCTATTCGTCATTCAAGAAATATGAGGAAAATGATGCTTGATCTCAATAAAGCCAAGACTCTGGCCCAGCGCCTGTCCTTACTCACTAAATTCAGATTGAATTTTCTGTCCCCTGAG CTCCCTGCAGTGGCTGAGTTCTCCACTAACGAGACAATGGGCCACTCTGCCGACCGTCTGGCTGCTGCCTTTGCTGTTTCTCGAATGGAACAGGATAAATATGCACTGCGTTCTCACAGTCTGGCCAAGAAGGCACAGGATGAAGGACATCTTTCTGATATTGTACCCTTCAAAGTACCAG GAAAAGACACAGTTAGCAAAGATAACGGGATCCGTCCTTCCTCACTGGAGCAAATGGCCAAACTAAAGCCTGCATTCATCAAACCCTATGGCACAGTGACAGCAGCGAATTCTTCTTTCCTG ACTGATGGCGCTTCTGCGATGCTAATCATGTCAGAGGACAGAGCTCTGGCCATGGGTTATAAGCCAAAGGCATATTTGAG GGATTTTATATATGTGTCTCAGGATCCAAAAGATCAGCTTTTACTTGG accaACATATGCTACTCCAAAAGTTCTAGAAAAGGCAGGATTAACCATGAATGATATTGACgcttttgaatttcatgaagccttcTCA GGTCAGATTTTGGCTAACTTTAAAGCTATGGATTCTGATTGGTTTGCACAAAACTACATGGGTAGGAAAACCAAG GTTGGAGCACCTCCTCTGGAGAAGTTTAATATCTGGGGCGGATCACTCTCTCTGGGACACCCTTTTGGAGCCACTGGCTGTCGGTTGGTCATGGCAGCTGCCAACAGACTGAGGAAGGATGGAGGCCAGTATGCTTTAGTGGCTGCCTGTGCAGCTGGAGGACAGGTACGTCACTGCAGTGTCATCAGGACTCTCACGTCCTTAGAATGTTTTATTTGA
- the Hadhb gene encoding trifunctional enzyme subunit beta, mitochondrial isoform X2 — MTTILTSTFRNLSTTSKWALRFSVRPLSCSSQVQSAPAVQTKSKKTLAKPNLKNIVVVEGVRIPFLLSGTSYKDLMPHDLARAALSGLLYRTNIPKDVVDYIIFGTVIQEVKTSNVAREAALGAGFSDKTPAHTVTMACISSNQAMTTAVGLIASGQCDVVVAGGVELMSDVPIRHSRNMRKMMLDLNKAKTLAQRLSLLTKFRLNFLSPELPAVAEFSTNETMGHSADRLAAAFAVSRMEQDKYALRSHSLAKKAQDEGHLSDIVPFKVPGKDTVSKDNGIRPSSLEQMAKLKPAFIKPYGTVTAANSSFLTDGASAMLIMSEDRALAMGYKPKAYLRDFIYVSQDPKDQLLLGPTYATPKVLEKAGLTMNDIDAFEFHEAFSGQILANFKAMDSDWFAQNYMGRKTKVGAPPLEKFNIWGGSLSLGHPFGATGCRLVMAAANRLRKDGGQYALVAACAAGGQGHAMIVEAYPK, encoded by the exons ATGACTACCATCTTGACTTCCACTTTTAGAAACCTTTCTACTACATCAAAATGGGCCCTCAGATTTT CTGTAAGACCTCTGAGCTGTTCTTCACAAGTACAGTCTGCCCCAG CTGTCCAGACCAAGTCAAAGAAGACTTTAGCAAAACCTAATCTAAAGAACATTGTGGTGGTGGAAGGTGTCCGAATTCCATTTCTGCTGTCAGGCACTTC gTATAAAGACCTAATGCCACATGATTTGGCTAGAGCCGCACTTTC GGGTTTGTTGTATCGGACCAATATTCCAAAGGATGTTGTTGATTATATCATTTTTGGTACAGTTATTCAGGAAGTAAAAACAAGCAATGTGGCTAGAGAG GCTGCCCTGGGAGCTGGCTTCTCTGATAAGACTCCAGCTCACACTGTCACCATGGCTTGTATCTCTTCAAACCAAGCCATGACCACAG CTGTTGGTCTGATAGCTTCTGGCCAGTGTGATGTCGTCGTGGCTGGTGGTGTTGAGTTAATGTCTGACGTCCCTATTCGTCATTCAAGAAATATGAGGAAAATGATGCTTGATCTCAATAAAGCCAAGACTCTGGCCCAGCGCCTGTCCTTACTCACTAAATTCAGATTGAATTTTCTGTCCCCTGAG CTCCCTGCAGTGGCTGAGTTCTCCACTAACGAGACAATGGGCCACTCTGCCGACCGTCTGGCTGCTGCCTTTGCTGTTTCTCGAATGGAACAGGATAAATATGCACTGCGTTCTCACAGTCTGGCCAAGAAGGCACAGGATGAAGGACATCTTTCTGATATTGTACCCTTCAAAGTACCAG GAAAAGACACAGTTAGCAAAGATAACGGGATCCGTCCTTCCTCACTGGAGCAAATGGCCAAACTAAAGCCTGCATTCATCAAACCCTATGGCACAGTGACAGCAGCGAATTCTTCTTTCCTG ACTGATGGCGCTTCTGCGATGCTAATCATGTCAGAGGACAGAGCTCTGGCCATGGGTTATAAGCCAAAGGCATATTTGAG GGATTTTATATATGTGTCTCAGGATCCAAAAGATCAGCTTTTACTTGG accaACATATGCTACTCCAAAAGTTCTAGAAAAGGCAGGATTAACCATGAATGATATTGACgcttttgaatttcatgaagccttcTCA GGTCAGATTTTGGCTAACTTTAAAGCTATGGATTCTGATTGGTTTGCACAAAACTACATGGGTAGGAAAACCAAG GTTGGAGCACCTCCTCTGGAGAAGTTTAATATCTGGGGCGGATCACTCTCTCTGGGACACCCTTTTGGAGCCACTGGCTGTCGGTTGGTCATGGCAGCTGCCAACAGACTGAGGAAGGATGGAGGCCAGTATGCTTTAGTGGCTGCCTGTGCAGCTGGAGGACAG